AAGCCAGCAAACCGAGAAACAGTGGAATCCACCCCCTGAGCGTAACCCTAGGATCTCCAATGCTACCGTTAATCTGATCAACTCCAGAGTCCGCTCAGTCATATCGAGGCCACAGAAGTGTGAAAGCCTTCTCGGCTATTGTCTCAGTATGATGAGCGGCTCCAGAGTCGATTAGATTATCGGTAGTACTTTGTTATCCGGGGTGAGCTCATTTGGGAGCCGCTTTCAAGATCCCACTCCGTTCACTCAAACCCGAGTTTCGACAGTTCAAGCTTgattttccatctttcttttatttctgCGTCTCCTTGGGCACTCAAAGTCGAACCAACACTTTGGGACATGCAAACAAACCTCAAACAAACCATGGCTCGCAGTTCATCGTGCCACCACATCATACATGGTCTtatcttctttgtcttctgaGGACAGGGGCTTTAAGCTATGTCTAGTGTATGAGATGAACAGATGGAAAGTGTAGGATATAGGTCGATAGGGTGGAATCCACAAGCATGGCATCAATACACCGTGGCACCTGTAGTTCCTTCAGTGACCTCTCCTACATAAAGAATCAGTATACCAAACTTACATGTAGTCACTGAGGCATAAAGCCTCCTCGTAAGCATGAAAGCTCCTCATAAGACACGGAAGGTAGTTGCAACTGTGAAGAAAAACGTAGGTAGTCTTGTTTCTTGCAAGTAATGGATATCATGGAGCGTGATCCCCGCTCTGTACTAACTTGGAGACATTGTAATCTATCGTATCCAACTCTTCTATGTCAAAAGCCATTTGACCAAATGCTTTTTGGACTTCTTTTCCATCAAGATAAACATCATGTTCAATATCCAAACGCCAACTCTTTATCCCTTCCAACCCGCGCagagtatatacatgtatacttTAATTGGGAAAGGAGAACAAAGCCAAAATAACTAAaggacaaaaagaaaagaaaagtcgCTCGCTCACAGTCGGTCCAGGAGACCGTTGCTCTCAAGAAGCAGGATAATCTGGTGCACAATCGAGCGGACGTTCTGCTGCGTCAAATCGACAGTCAGGTCGGCCTTCTTGGGCGTCTCATAAGGGTCGTCGACACCGGTGAAGCCCTTGATCTCTCCGGCACGGGCCTTTTGGTAAACGCCCTTGCGGTCCGTCTTCTCGCAGTGCTCGAGCGGCGTGGCCACGtggacaaggaagaaggggCCGGACTTCTCAACCAGCTCGCGGGCGTGCTGACGGGCATCCTCGTAGGGGGCAATCGGGGCTGCAATGACGGCGGCACCGGCCTTGGTCAGCTCCGAGGCGACAAAGGCAATGCGGCCAATGTTGAGGCTTCGGTCCTGGCGGCTGAAGCCCAGCTCCGATGACAGCTCGGACCTGACCGTATCGCCCAGAAGCATAGACACGGACCGGCCACCGCCCTGGTTGAGCGTGGCCTGCAGAGCGCGCGCAATCTGGTCCTTTCCGCTGTTCTGGTAGCCCGTCAGGAAGACGGTAAAACCCTTTTCGCGAGGCAGCGGGTTCTGCTCGCGCAGCACCTTGACGACCTCGGGATACGAGAACCACTCGGGAATCTCCTTTCCGGTTCGCAGGCGGTTGCGCAGCTCCGTGCCCGAAATGTTCATGGTGCGAGTGCCCTCGGGGATCTCGTTGGCGGGAAGGTACTCGTCACGGTCCGGGATGTAAATCATCTCCTGGAACTCAACCATCTTGatgcccagctcctcctggTGCTGCTGCACAAGGATCTGCGCATCGTAGGGGCCGTAGTGGTCCTTGccgttcttgttcttgccgGGACCGGCGTGGTCACGGCCGACGATGAAGTGAGTGGCGCCGTGGTTCTTGCGGATCACGGCGTGCCACAGCGCCTCTCGAGGACCTCCCATGCGCATGGCCAGGGGCAGCAGAGCGAGGGCGGCCATGCCGTTGGGGTATCGCGGCAGCAGAGCACGGTAGACACGGACACGAGTGAAGTGGTCAATGTCACCGGGCTTCGTGAGGCCAACGACCGGGTGGATGAGCACGTTTGCCTGCTGCGAACGAGCGGCTCGGACTGTCAGCTCACGGTGAGCGCGGTGCATCGGGTTTCGCGTCTGGAAAGCAACGACCTTTTGCCAGCCGAGCTTGTTAAAGTGCGATCGCAGCTCTGCGGGGGTGACTGTTGAATTACTGCTGTTAGAATCTCGTCTCTGGTCCGTTGCTAGACGGATATATGTAACGGCTTCAACTTACAGCGCAGGTCGAGGAAATCGTAGTGCTCAAGGCGGCTAATGGCCTCGAGTTTTCCACCGACGTAAAAGTCCTGTGCAACGCTGAAGAGATGCTTGACACCGGGGTGggtgtcgtcgtcgctgccaaagaccagcttggcctcttgAACCCTGGAGTTGCGCGCAACCTTGTTAGTACAAGTCTCATTTGATCTGGCAGATTGCGCCGACATCGCGATTAGAAGAGCTTGCTTACTTGTCTGGCTTGTACACATCCTCGACCGTTAGGATGGCTAGATTTCGGTCATCTCGAAAGTCGCGCAGAGTAAGTCTTGCGCCCGGCTTGATGGACAGCTCGTCGATCTGGGCCTGGTTCACGTCGAGGGTGATGGGCATGCTGAAGAGCAAGCCGCTTTCGAGGCGGTTCTCCTTGACCACTCTGGCAGCGCTGTGTTAGCTGAATCGAGTTCCCTGgatcaatgccatcatcttccttcaGCAGGTGCCAGACATACCGGTTGTAATCCTTTTCGGTCATGAAGCCTACGCGCAAAAGTATGTTAGCTAATTGCAATTGTGACACCAACCGATAGCTTCATCCCGTCTCCCCTCTTCTCGATGTGATTTCCATGCGCCAACAGCCGCGCGGGGCAGTGGAATCATGCGCTCAATGCAAGGGACCAACAACTGTTGCGACAATGCACATACCTTCCAGAGGCGAAAATCCACCGTTAAGAATCAGTTCCAAGTCGCAAAGGTGACGCTCAGAGAGCACGAGCGCGGGGAGAGTCTCCgactcctccagcagctcggccTGGCGAGGCAGATCGCGAGCGAAGAGGTCCTTGAGGACACCGCCGTGAGGAGAGTTGGCCATGGCTATGGTGGGGTAGTAAGAACGGTCTAAGTGCTTTTGCTCGAGATGGTGTCAACGACACGGCTAGTCACGCAACAAGCTCCGGCGGGAGGCACGCAAACaagcaacaagaagaatTCGAAAAAGAGCAGAGGAGACCAcaagaggatgaagacggcggaaTGAGGAGGAAATcacggagaaggagagagggagagggaagaagagtctGGATGGGGGGTGGATGTCTCAGCACCAGACTATAAATACTGCAAGCTTTCTTGGGGTCACGCCGGAGATGCTAGAACGTAGCAATCCACATATTACACACACTTCCACGACAAGGCTTGCCGTCTGATGGACGGACCAAATGATGATCCCGTAAGCAGCCCTTGGTGGATGGACAGGAAccgcttctttctctcttcacccccaccagatggatgggatgaaCAGATAGAATGCTCGCATCTTTGGTGACGGAACAGAGAACAGCTGCTCCACAAGGCCCAGAAGGACTGACAAAGCTCCACCAAAATCCATGGAATGGCGGCATTTGGCTCGAGATTTTGGCGATGACGTGCTCGAGGCGCGATGCTCCGGGTCCCGCATGGCTTGAGGCACAAGGCCAATCAACAGCGGGCAAATGCCCCCAAAGGCCAGATTAGCTGCGAGACACGGCGCAGAACGAAGAACGAGTAGcagtaattttttttttctctctcgcgGGCTCTCCAAGGGTGTGCCTGGAGCCGTTGTCCCTGGGTGGGTTAGCCGCAATTGCGAAATCTCGGGCCATCGGGGTTGGTGGAAGTCGCTGCTTTTGCGTGGAGAAGGAATTTTCTTCAACTCCGTACTACTTCCCTGCTATATTCCCCTTCTTTAGGTTTtgaaagaaggagaagaagaagaagatgatgatgttgctgatgacgacgactgtcttctccttttctctgtATACGTGAATTCATTCGCTGATCATCATTGGTGCTTCGTGTCTGCTGTAAATTGAGAACACCAATGATCGTCAGGGTGAACTTCGAGATGACAAAAcagccaagaagacgaaagaaaaagatacGCCTCCGACTAACGACGGCCTAAATCCCTAGTGTCTCCATCGTCCTTCATGGGGCCCCACGTCCTTCGGGCCATCGCTCTGCAACGTTGAAGGCAATGTGGGATTTCTCTCAATCTCACCACCGGGCGCCTCGATTTCGCCATTTTGGCTCCGGATGAGAACAGAGCGAAAACAGCCTGTCGGGCCATGGATTCTCCAATGAAGCCCGGATGCTCGCAGCTGACCCTTGCTTGCCGCAGCGGCTCTCGGGGGGCGTGTTTTGTCATTCGTTCCTTTGCCCCTCTCTCTGCTGTTTTTGGCATTTCGGAGCATCGGCGGCCTGGGCAAGATTAGATTTCATACTGTACAGCattagtacgagtacagtagaACATGGATTGTTCGTTCGAGCTGATTTGAACTGACCTATGGGAGGCGGGCGAAAAGTAACACAAGAGTGAACGTAGAAGAGAATTGGATAAAGGTTCAGTTTGATAGAGATGAACGTATTTTGCTGTACCTGAGGCAAGAGCAGTGCAGAGTGGGGTCCTGCCATCTGCCTAGCTGAACGAAGCGAACAATTCTAGAAGGTACAATAGACAAGCACTTGTACTCGGTATATAGTAATGTACAGTACCCAAGGTAGTAGAACATTACCTGACAGGTACTAGGTAGGCTggagacaaaggaaaagagttTGTTGAGGCTATCTACAATAACCTAACAAGGTGCCTTACCCACTAAGGCAGTAGATTAATGCGAGCTCTAAGGTATAGATTGAGTGCTCTTTACTGCAGCAAATACCTATCTAGTActtgggagaaaaaaaaaaagaacaacaacaggTGGAGTTGAATTCACTTTGAACCAGAGGGCTGaaagcaaaaataaaaatgaaaagaaaaagtcaagCACAAGGCTTTGGTATTAGGTTCAAAGTGAAGAGATACTGAGGATGATAGACCTAAACTTAGTATTTTGTTGCTACGCAACCTTGCCCTTACTAATAATGACAATAGAATTAGACAAATCCATCGTCCCTCTCATACTTCTGTTCAATCGAATCGCCCTCCATTCGCAAACAGCATTCACTCAAGATGCCCCGTCCATTCAACGAGACAAAGGAGTCTAAAAGATATATCTCACGGTCTCTCAACTCTCCAGAGATACGTGGTCCTCCGAAATGCAATTCACTTTTTCAGAATCAATGTCACAACAAGCTTGCTCGATTgaaacatctccatcgccacAATTGCAAGACAAatctcagccgcagcaacaGTATGGAGCAGGACTCTTCAAACACTGCCGAGCAGGCAGCTGTGGTGCCctgccttggctttgatgtCTTTGACAGGGTTCTCACAAGGTACATGGACGATCCTCAAGATATTCTCAACTTTTGCCTTGCGAACAAGGAATACTATGGATATTATATCGGCACTCTATATCGACACAATGTCCGCTACGGTGGAAGCTCTGCCCTGGAATGGGTTGCCGAGAGAGGGTTTCTGAGCGTGGTTTCAAGTATTCTCGACGTTCCACGGGTGGAAGTGTTTGCTCCCAAAGATATATGGGGTAAGATTCTCAGCATTGCCCAGAAACAGAACAACATGCGCTTAGCTGAACTGTTGTTCGAGAGGCAACATGTGCAGGATTTCATCCAAATTGCGGCGGCAATCAAAGCTGGGGGATTAGTGAATCGCTCGCAAGAGATAGTCACGACACTAGACGACGAAGAATTTATGGAACTAGACGAAGAGTCCCTACTCGAGCCAATGTTtgaagctgccaagaaggaccAGCGGCGCCTCGTAGAGCTCTATCTTTCCCATGTCAGCG
This genomic stretch from Trichoderma breve strain T069 chromosome 1, whole genome shotgun sequence harbors:
- a CDS encoding ATP-sulfurylase domain-containing protein — encoded protein: MANSPHGGVLKDLFARDLPRQAELLEESETLPALVLSERHLCDLELILNGGFSPLEGFMTEKDYNRVVKENRLESGLLFSMPITLDVNQAQIDELSIKPGARLTLRDFRDDRNLAILTVEDVYKPDKVQEAKLVFGSDDDTHPGVKHLFSVAQDFYVGGKLEAISRLEHYDFLDLRFTPAELRSHFNKLGWQKVVAFQTRNPMHRAHRELTVRAARSQQANVLIHPVVGLTKPGDIDHFTRVRVYRALLPRYPNGMAALALLPLAMRMGGPREALWHAVIRKNHGATHFIVGRDHAGPGKNKNGKDHYGPYDAQILVQQHQEELGIKMVEFQEMIYIPDRDEYLPANEIPEGTRTMNISGTELRNRLRTGKEIPEWFSYPEVVKVLREQNPLPREKGFTVFLTGYQNSGKDQIARALQATLNQGGGRRQDRSLNIGRIAFVASELTKAGAAVIAAPIAPYEDARQHARELVEKSGPFFLVHVATPLEHCEKTDRKGVYQKARAGEIKGFTGVDDPYETPKKADLTVDLTQQNVRSIVHQIILLLESNGLLDRL